One window from the genome of Schistocerca piceifrons isolate TAMUIC-IGC-003096 chromosome 8, iqSchPice1.1, whole genome shotgun sequence encodes:
- the LOC124712403 gene encoding fatty acid-binding protein, muscle-like, translating to MVKQFSGKTYELDLDSQENVEAMFEVYGVTEPAHRQAALKIKARVTLTVDGDKYTVTNQTGDHKSSVTFRLGEEFTEETLGRKWKSTVSLKDDHTLLKVEKGEDGKTVTVEKSFSPQQLVVTYTFGNITAKRLYKAV from the exons ATGGTGAAGCAATTCTCTGGCAAGACCTACGAGCTGGACTTGGACAGCCAGGAGAATGTGGAAGCCATGTTTGAAGTCTACG GGGTGACGGAACCAGCCCACAGGCAGGCAGCCCTGAAGATAAAGGCTCGAGtgacattgactgtggatggtgACAAGTACACAGTGACAAACCAAACAGGGGACCACAAGAGCAGCGTCACTTTCCGCCTGGGAGAGGAGTTTACGGAGGAGACCCTGGGCCGCAAGTGGAAGAGCACTGTCTCCCTCAAGGACGACCACACGCTGCTCAAGGTCGAGAAAGGCGAGGATGGCAAGACCGTGACGGTCGAGAAAAGCTTCAGCCCTCAGCAGCTGGTCGTG acTTACACTTTTGGCAACATTACTGCGAAGAGACTCTACAAGGCTGTTTGA